The region TGTTGCTAGCCCCTACCGGTAGAGCAGCAAAAGTGATCAGTAATTATTCCAATAAACAAGCGGCCACGATTCACAGAGAAATTTATTATCCAAAAAGTCAAGGAAATGGTGGTGTGCAGTTTACTTTAAAGCAAAACAAACACCGGAATGCGCTTTTTGTGGTAGATGAAGCATCAATGATTCCTGATGTGGCTGCAGATAATAAAATGTTTGGGGGGAATGGTTCTCTTCTAGATGATCTTATTGAATATGTTTATAGCGGTGTCAATTGTAAGTTGATGATTATAGGAGACACCGCACAACTACCTCCGGTAAAGCTTGATGTTTCTCCAGCGCTGGACAGTCAGTTGATTGAACAACGTTATTTAAAAGAAGTCACAGAGATCGAATTAGACGAGGTAAAACGCCAAAGCGAGAACTCGGGAATCCTGCTCAATGCTACAGGAATACGAAATCATATATTACATCAGGAATTTGATTTTAAATTTGATGTAGAGAATTTTACCGATATCAACAGACTTATAGATGGTTATGAAATCTTGGATGCTATCAATAGCGCCTATGATTTTCATGGTCATGAAGAAACCGCGATTATCGTGCGTTCTAATAAAAGGGCCAACTTGTACAACCAGCAAATAAGATCGCGCATCTTGTTTAACGAGAATGAGCTCTCACCAGGAGATTACCTCATGGTAGTAAAGAACAACTACCACTGGCTAGAGCCATCAAGTGACGCAGGGTTTATTGCTAATGGCGATATCGTAGAAGTGCTGGAAATATTTGGCTTTAAAAACATCTACGGTTTTCATTTTGCAGAAGTTAAAGTCAGAATGGTCGATTATCCTAAAATGAAAGAATTTGAAACAGTACTCTTAATGGATACCCTCACTTCGGAAACACCTTCCTTAACATATGATGAGAGTAATAAACTCTATCAAGAAGTGCGTATGGATTATTTAAAACTACCCAAATACAAACAGTATAAGGAGATCAAAGAGAATCCGTTTTTTAACGCCTTGCAGGTCAAGTTCTCCTATGCTATTACCTGTCATAAATCACAAGGAGGGCAGTGGGAGAACGTGATTGTAGAGCAACCTTATTTACCTGAAGGACCTAATAAAGGCTATTTAAGATGGTTGTATACGGCAATTACTCGTGCTAAAACTAATTTGTATCTCATAGGTTTTAAAGACGATCATT is a window of Nonlabens sp. MB-3u-79 DNA encoding:
- a CDS encoding ATP-dependent RecD-like DNA helicase gives rise to the protein MTPQEFYKVLLLEFPFKPTNEQDRALESLADFIIDTNKDRLFMLRGYAGTGKTTLISTIVKSIWNLKMSCVLLAPTGRAAKVISNYSNKQAATIHREIYYPKSQGNGGVQFTLKQNKHRNALFVVDEASMIPDVAADNKMFGGNGSLLDDLIEYVYSGVNCKLMIIGDTAQLPPVKLDVSPALDSQLIEQRYLKEVTEIELDEVKRQSENSGILLNATGIRNHILHQEFDFKFDVENFTDINRLIDGYEILDAINSAYDFHGHEETAIIVRSNKRANLYNQQIRSRILFNENELSPGDYLMVVKNNYHWLEPSSDAGFIANGDIVEVLEIFGFKNIYGFHFAEVKVRMVDYPKMKEFETVLLMDTLTSETPSLTYDESNKLYQEVRMDYLKLPKYKQYKEIKENPFFNALQVKFSYAITCHKSQGGQWENVIVEQPYLPEGPNKGYLRWLYTAITRAKTNLYLIGFKDDHFIER